CCTTAAATGTATCTACCCTCTATCCGTCAAAATAAGATTTCACAAGGGAAAAACAATTCAATTAAAAAGAACTTCTTTAATTTCCGCGGGTTGAAAACAACAACGTAGCCAAACATAATGGCACCCATTTACAAAGAAAACCAGATAGTTTAAATTACTACAGGAACACAGCTCTTCATAATTCATACACTGATACTCATGTTCTTACCAGAAAGGGAACTAAATTGAGAGCATCAGTTAACATATTCTAATAATTCTATCCATACATTAATTATAATCCTCTCATAAGCAATGAATACACTTGCACCACAGCTGATTTAGATTCTCTCAAAGAGCAGCAGTTAACATTCTATCAAACATAATGGCACCCATTTACAAAGAAAACCAGACAGTTTAAATTACTACAGGAACACTGCTCTTCATAATTCATACGCTGATGCTCATGTTCTTACAAGAAAGGGAACTAAATTGAGAGCAACAAGTTAACATTCTATCCATACGTATATTATAATTCTCTCATAAGCAATGAATAGCCAGCAGTGATGCTCACTTGCATCACCGTTGATTTAGATTCTCTCAAAGAGTAGCAGTTAACATTCTATGAAACATAATGGCACCCATTTACAAAGAAAACCAGACAGTTTAAATTACTACACGAAGACAGTTCTTCATAATTCATACACTGATGCTCACGTTCTTACCAGAAAGGGAACTAAATTGAGAGCAGCGGTTAACATTCTATCCaaacatatattatataattcTCTCATAAGCAATGAATAGCCAGCAGTGATGCTCACTTGCATCACTGCTGATTTAGATTGTCACATTTGCATCTAACCAAACATGGAAGATCCCTTTCTTGGAGACCAAAAGGGATTCTGATAATCAGGATCAAATAACGATTTAGACCTTAGCTTCTCTCCATCGTTTCCTTGATAATCCTGAAAGAAGGGATTTGTTTCAAAACACTTGTTGGCTTTGCTGTTACTCCTAAAATTGCAGCCATTGCTGTTCGTGGAAGTGAATTTTCCCTGCTTCATCGGGAGAGACCGATCCTGATGATTGCCGAAGAGATTCGGGTGAcaattttcatcatcttcatcatcgaACTTTGCCCAGCAGTTTTCTCGTTTCTCTCTTGCATTGTTTCGCATATTCTCCATCTCTCCAACATGGTCCTTGAATTCTTTTCTCACAACATCTAGCACAACATCGCCGTATCGATCGCACCATGACCTTGCAGATGAAGGAACAAGTCAAGAAAGTGATAGTTTGTTGTTCTTCAATATTTATTTTCATGGGTCTCATCTTTCCCATGAAGTCAAGAataaaataaattgggaaaaagtAAGTTGACTTACTTGGGAAAAAACTTTTTCAGGTCAGACTTCTCCACTGGAAGCTTTGTTGATATTGCTTCAATTTGATCATTCCTGAACAGTGTCACAGTGTCATGGAATTTGAGAGTAGGAAAATTATAAGCAATGATGAAGAGCACAAACAGCCAAATATAATAAATTCATGACATTGGTTGAAGAAACTCACGAGAATTGGAGATTGGGGTTTGTGGAGCAGAGTTCTGATTGAATTCTTGACAGCTCCTTCTTTATCTTGTCCCCCAAGACCTTCAAACATCAAAAGGAGAATGAATTGGGATTTTGGTTTGGGTTTGAGACCTAAAGTTGGATCAACATTTTATGAAACAAGAATTGAAATTTCGAGCTTCAGTTTTGAACCTTATCGATGAAAAAATCAGATGCAGACCCATCTGGGTGCAGCTTCCTCTTGATTTGTTTGGTGTCAGGGCCCTCCCCCATAGGGCTTTCGACAAGCTGGCAAGACTCAGAAAAGGTTTTATTGTCTGATCTCTCACTCAGAGGCAGAGGAGCTTCTTCATCCTCCCTATTGCTTCTCTTCCATTTCTTGAACCCATCAAATCCCCATTGCTTCTTTGCTGATTTTGGAGGTGTATTCTCAGAATTAGGACCGTAGCCACCAACCCCATTCCcatctctctgctctctctgaaaCAGAGTCCTAATGGGTTTCTTCTTCACTTTTTCTGCACTTTCGTTCTCCACCTTAATGGGCTCTGGCGGTAGGCTTTCCGGCATGAGGATAGACCTAGTTTCAATTTCTTTGTCCTTCAAGTGGCTGTCCCAGAAAGGGTTGGTGGCGGATGAGGAACAGATATTTTCTCTAATCGGTCTGAAATGTTTGGTGTTCGGTTCATTGACTTCCTTCCCTTCTTTGTTTTTTCCTAGTTTGTAAGATGATACAAAGTTCAGAACTGATGTTGCCCCTTTAATCTGCTTCACAGCTGAACCCTGCTTCGATTTGGGCTTTGAATGTGAGCTATCTTTGTTGAGCAAGCACTGCTCATCCCTCAAGTCGATTACTGACCACTCCTCTTCTGAGCTCTCTGTTGGTTTAGCTAAAGTGATGTCTCTTGCTTCGATCTCGACTCCTTGAACTGCAAGCCTCTGTAGCAAGGGCCTTTTCGAAGAATGATACTCGTCTCCAGAGATGCATTTTGCATAAAGTAGCTCCTGCAAGACGCATCAAAATCAAATGGGTATTTCAAATTTCAACAACTGCAATCCATTTCCCATTTGGTCTCtgtaaaaatattataaaaatcaagttTTTACTCTGTTATTCTGCTGCTCTTTCTCAGCATCAGAACAGAACAACATggaattatgaaaaaaattttagtttcCTTTATTTTCCTAGAAATTAATTTCTTTTTCCATGAACGAGATCTTTTCTACAATTTCCCTACTCTGTCGACAGAAACAGACCCAAATGGAAAACCCACCAAGAACATACCTGCAGGAAGAGCAATTTATCTCTCAAAACCACGGGTTGCTCTTGGTCGGCCGGGGAGGCAACGATAATGTCAAGGAGCTGCATTCTGAAAGCAGAGACCTCTCTTTCAGGCACAATGCCTTCTTTGCACAGACCCATCAAATTAAGAATCTGGTGAAAGGAGTCCTGCTGCCATTTCAGATTATCCGACTGCTGCTTCAAGAGCTTCTGATCGGCGATGGCACCTGGCAAGCGCCGCTTCTTGAAGGAGAAAGGGAGCATCGTCTTGCAGAGAGAGGTGATCGAGTCATGGAGAGAAGAGTAGTACGTTGGCGTGTATGTGTACACCATTTTTGAACCTCCCAAGATTTCTTGGAATGGATTCGTGAACTTGTAGAACACTGAATTCTGATCCCTGTGAGTTTCCAGAACtttgatttggaaaaaaaaaattggtgaaTATGCTTTGTGGGGTATGTAGTGTATTTGAACAAGAGGGTTTCTCCGTTTCAGTATAATGAAGACCCTATTGAGATTTTGAAACTTAAAATCTCTAAACGGTCACATGAAACTAGCCGTTGGGTTTGTCTCTTCTAAACGACAACGTTTTATCTTTTCTGGTGGAGAACCTGTGTAACGTGTATTTTGAGCTCGACTGTCCAACAAATCAAAATAAGCCACGTGTAATGTACAGACTGTTTGAGTTaggaaaaaaatatagaaaaagggCAAAAAAACACTCACCCTGCATGTTTATTACAAGaccttttgatgttttaaaatttttcaaagacaTCTCCtgagatttcaagaatttcaaaaaCCTCTCCTAAGATTTGTGAAAAAGACATAAACCTTCTCTTGTATTTTACAAAACACAAGTTCTTTGAGAagaaatttctatttttttggtaAACCTTAGAACAGgtctatgatatttttgaaatctcaggattACCAAATTTCATAAAATGTTAGTATCTTTtgctcaaaaaataaaaaaattaaatatatatagctACTTTGTCTCCATTTATAATTGAGTATTTAATTTTGATTCTTTTCTTGACTCCgtaaattataaattattaattattttttatgcatgtaattattattttacacaaTCAAATTCATCTTAATTCAGTCAAATTtgggttaataattttaaaataactcaAGTTTAAACCAAAATTTGAGGTTAAAATTTTCAAGCCCAATTGAGTTGGACTATACTCCACTCAAATTATGTATCTTATggttgtattcttttttattcaaataagTGACAAGGCTAAAAATAATCAAGCTTGATGTCAAAATGAATTAATTTTCACCAAACAATGATTAACtaatattataaaagaaaattgaacTCAATTGAGTTAAGCTCAACTTTTACGAATTCATAGCTAATTCtacattaaaattttcataaataagttgaaatcaaatcaaattttgaggctaaaattttaaattagttgaGTTCTTTGCCAATTTGACTTGACTCgagtatattttttttattgacataattctttttttttttaaatgattaagTGATTAGGACTCCAAGACTCAATTTGATCTGATAATTATTGAAAATGAACTTTTGAAAATGAGTTATGATCAGTTTGAAGCATGGATTCCaagtttggatttggatttgagtagattagaataaattttaatataattttatattacgtcttatccaaatccaatacaaattcaaaattaa
This window of the Malania oleifera isolate guangnan ecotype guangnan chromosome 6, ASM2987363v1, whole genome shotgun sequence genome carries:
- the LOC131157898 gene encoding uncharacterized protein LOC131157898 — encoded protein: MVYTYTPTYYSSLHDSITSLCKTMLPFSFKKRRLPGAIADQKLLKQQSDNLKWQQDSFHQILNLMGLCKEGIVPEREVSAFRMQLLDIIVASPADQEQPVVLRDKLLFLQELLYAKCISGDEYHSSKRPLLQRLAVQGVEIEARDITLAKPTESSEEEWSVIDLRDEQCLLNKDSSHSKPKSKQGSAVKQIKGATSVLNFVSSYKLGKNKEGKEVNEPNTKHFRPIRENICSSSATNPFWDSHLKDKEIETRSILMPESLPPEPIKVENESAEKVKKKPIRTLFQREQRDGNGVGGYGPNSENTPPKSAKKQWGFDGFKKWKRSNREDEEAPLPLSERSDNKTFSESCQLVESPMGEGPDTKQIKRKLHPDGSASDFFIDKVLGDKIKKELSRIQSELCSTNPNLQFSNDQIEAISTKLPVEKSDLKKFFPKSWCDRYGDVVLDVVRKEFKDHVGEMENMRNNAREKRENCWAKFDDEDDENCHPNLFGNHQDRSLPMKQGKFTSTNSNGCNFRSNSKANKCFETNPFFQDYQGNDGEKLRSKSLFDPDYQNPFWSPRKGSSMFG